A window from Hemicordylus capensis ecotype Gifberg chromosome 2, rHemCap1.1.pri, whole genome shotgun sequence encodes these proteins:
- the LOC128343730 gene encoding olfactory receptor 1E5-like — translation MSKENHTGNSGFVLLGLSTQPEHQQLLALLFLSMYLLTLLGNLLTVLLIRSDAHLLHTPMYFFLSHLSLADVGFASATLPKLLQNLLFQVQTISYSGCLTQMYSYMAFGNTDSFLLASMAYDRYVAICHPLHYTALMSHKRCLLLVASCWLLASLHSLLYTVMMSRLSFCSSREIPQFFCEIYPLLGLACSDTSTIETTALIEGFLDVLGPFVLIVISYGHIFYTILNVPSANGKRKAFSTCGSHLGVVILFYGTLCWVYLQPSSRSSDQKNIVASLMYTVVTPLLNPFIYTLRNNDMKAAFRRLVSRVRSFQGY, via the coding sequence ATGAGCAAAGAGAACCACACGGGCAACTCGGGGTTCGTCCTTCTGGGCCTCTCTACCCAGCCAGAACATCAGCAGCTCCTTGCTTTGCTCTTTCTCTCTATGTACCTACTGACCCTTCTGGGGAATCTGCTGACTGTCCTGCTGATTCGTTCTGATGCCCACCTCCTCCACAcccccatgtatttcttcctcaGCCACCTTTCTTTAGCAGATGTGGGCTTTGCCTCTGCAACTCTCCCCAAGTTGCTCCAGAACCTTCTGTTTCAGGTCCAGACTATCTCCTATAGTGGGTGCTTGACCCAGATGTATTCCTACATGGCATTTGGCAACACAGACAGCTTCCTCTTGGCCTCTATGGCCTATGACCGCTATGTGGCCATTTGCCACCCTCTCCACTACACTGCCTTGATGAGCCACAAGCGCTGCCTTCTCCTGGTAGCCAGTTGTTGGCTGCTGGCATCTCTCCACTCTTTGCTGTACACAGTGATGATGTCTCGCCTCTCCTTCTGCTCCTCTCGGGAGATCCCTCAGTTCTTCTGTGAGATCTATCCGCTGCTAGGACTCGCATGCTCAGACACAAGCACTATAGAGACTACAGCTCTCATTGAGGGCTTTTTGGATGTGCTGGGCCCCTTTGTCCTCATTGTCATTTCCTACGGGCACATTTTCTACACAATCCTCAAtgtgccatctgcaaatgggaagCGTAAGGCCTTCTCTACATGTGGTTCTCACCTAGGCGTGGTAATCCTCTTCTATGGCACCCTCTGTTGGGTCTACTTGCAGCCTTCCTCAAGGAGCTCTGACCAGAAGAACATTGTTGCTTCCCTCATGTACACGGTGGTGACTCCCCTGCTGAACCCCTTCATTTACACGCTCAGGAACAATGACATGAAGGCTGCCTTCCGAAGACTTGTCAGCAGGGTGAGAAGCTTTCAAGGATACTAG